In Cryptococcus gattii WM276 chromosome N, complete sequence, a single window of DNA contains:
- a CDS encoding ORMDL family ER protein, putative; orm1 protein (Similar to TIGR gene model, INSD accession AAW47165.1), whose protein sequence is MSPPSVTLTLSPHSPARSRSVSQPIPEDAALDTLSPPRPSSSRAAALRSLSSSSVSRASLPFLQNHSHSNSPSPQFRASKGRARSSSLVTVTEVGGDDPDNVVDRLGAGNNENAAWVNAPGAWLIHPVLICCGKLLIDAIPGMTQDVSWTIVNLSYITFSFIMFHHVTGLPFESTMTTSGAYDDLTLWEQIDSGAQYTPAKKWLTSVPIGLFLISTHYTRYDYVLFALNFAALIFVLFPKLPVLHRLRFHFAVNNDVPQTPVQSRPPSPARRTVGGR, encoded by the exons ATGTCCCCCCCGTCAGTGACACTCACGCTCTCCCCCCACTCCCCCGCCCGGTCGCGCTCGGTCTCGCAGCCGATCCCCGAAGACGCCGCGCTCGACACGCTCTCCCCCCCGCGCCCAAGTTCTTCTCGTGCAGCCGCCCTCcgctccctctcctccagCTCCGTCTCCCGCGCCTCCCTCCCCTTCTTACAAAATCACTCGCACTCAAATTCACCCTCCCCCCAGTTCCGCGCAAGCAAGGGTCGCGCACGCAGCTCAAGCTTGGTCACTGTCACCGAAGTTGGTGGCGACGATCCGGATAACGTCGTCGACAGGCTCGGCGCTGGTAATAACGAGAATGCTGCCTGGGTGAATGCGCCTG GTGCTTGGCTGATACATCCTGTGCTCATCTGTTGTGGCAAGTTGCTGATCGACGCCATACCGGGTATGACTCAAGATGTCAGTTGGACAATCGTCAATCTCAGCTATATCACC ttctccttcatcatgTTCCATCACGTCACCGGACTTCCTTTTGAATCTACCATGACCACCTCTGGAGCCTATGATGATCTTACATTATGGGAACAAATCGATTCAGGTGCCCAATACACACCAGCCAAAAAGTGGCTGACAAGTGTGCCTATAGGATT ATTCCTTATATCAACGCATTATACTCGTTATGACTATGTCCTGTTTGCTCTCAACTTTGCCGCTTTGATCTTTGTCCTTTTCCCCAAACTGCCCGTC CTCCATCGATTGAGATTCCACTTTGCTGTCAACAATGACGTCCCCCAGACACCCGTGCAATCCCGTCCCCCCTCTCCCGCTCGCAGAACAGTTGGCGGTCGTTGA